From Ignisphaera aggregans DSM 17230, the proteins below share one genomic window:
- a CDS encoding alanyl-tRNA synthetase (COGs: COG0013 Alanyl-tRNA synthetase~InterPro IPR018164:IPR012947:IPR018165:IPR002318~KEGG: hbu:Hbut_1607 alanyl-tRNA synthetase~PFAM: Alanyl-tRNA synthetase, class IIc-like; Threonyl/alanyl tRNA synthetase SAD~PRIAM: Alanine--tRNA ligase~SPTR: A2BN65 Alanyl-tRNA synthetase~TIGRFAM: alanyl-tRNA synthetase~PFAM: Threonyl and Alanyl tRNA synthetase second additional domain; tRNA synthetases class II (A)~TIGRFAM: alanyl-tRNA synthetase) produces the protein MSKPISESTYRVRLFNRGYGRRQCVKCKAFFWSIKDRDDCGDAPCRDYEFFDIPVKRSLSYREVRDLFLKFFERHGHEIIEPRPVVARWREDLYLTIASIVVFQPHVTSGLVPPPANPLVIAQPCIRLEDIDSVGYTLGRHMTNFIMGGHHAFNYPDKHIYWTDETVEYAREFFVEELGIPEEEITFKESWWEGGGNAGPCFEVAVGGLELATLVFMMYRVSEGGYEEIPLKIVDTGYGIERIAWFVQKTPTAFHAVYGSLLTDFHKKLNISEPDRDILYAVARRAARIDPSNYSSILAIYEDISRSMGVSVKEIEDQLKNIFDLYAILDHTKTIALMLSDGIVPSNSGEGYLARLVIRRSLRKLAKLNVDIDLSELVSMQLGYWGDMYPRMIRYRDTILEMVRLEEDKYRGVISKLSTIAPRYVNKSPSLDELVTLYDSQGIPPDLLAEELDKRFSYRINVPSNFYSIVASRHSRPKTVREYEKEELPRDVVERVSSFPETRRIFHEDPYRRVFRAKVLGVIGDRYIVLDATAFYPEGGGQLGDRGILRVNGKTINVVSTKKIGNVVVHVVDSVEGISSGMEVDGEVDWGIRYRRMRHHTATHILLGALRRVLGDHVWQAGAEKTEFKARLDVTHYKMPSEDEIRRIEYLANRVVDEAIDVKIHYLPRNEAEKIYGFTLYQGGVPMEPTIRVVEIPGWDAQACFGTHVRNTSEVGGIKIINIDRIADGVIRFEYVVATALADYARSFEDKLKSMAKSVGSSVDDIDKRIETLVKEMNNYRMLIKMYRNEYIDQLVKRAIETQDVYNDIKLYIARISINDRELIKEFLIKSTTQEPRLIATALLEEQGKTYIEISLGRIASQKIDAKQIVNELTRYIQTKAGGKKDHVTGTVEAPAEEVEKIIRIAIKNIIENK, from the coding sequence ATGAGCAAACCTATTTCAGAATCAACATATAGAGTAAGGCTATTCAATAGAGGCTATGGAAGAAGACAATGTGTAAAGTGTAAAGCTTTTTTCTGGAGTATAAAAGATAGGGATGATTGTGGAGATGCTCCTTGTAGAGACTATGAATTCTTTGATATTCCTGTAAAGAGAAGTCTTAGCTATAGAGAGGTTAGAGATCTATTCCTAAAATTTTTTGAGAGACATGGACATGAAATAATTGAGCCAAGACCTGTTGTAGCTAGATGGAGAGAAGATCTATATCTAACTATAGCAAGTATAGTTGTTTTCCAACCCCATGTCACTTCAGGATTGGTACCACCACCAGCCAACCCCCTAGTAATTGCACAGCCATGTATTAGACTTGAAGATATAGATTCTGTTGGTTATACTCTAGGAAGGCATATGACAAATTTCATTATGGGGGGCCATCATGCATTTAACTATCCTGATAAACATATTTATTGGACTGATGAAACTGTTGAGTATGCAAGGGAGTTCTTTGTTGAGGAGCTGGGTATTCCTGAGGAGGAAATAACATTTAAGGAGTCTTGGTGGGAAGGGGGAGGGAATGCAGGTCCCTGCTTCGAGGTAGCTGTAGGTGGATTGGAGCTGGCTACACTAGTGTTTATGATGTATAGAGTTAGTGAGGGTGGATATGAAGAAATTCCATTGAAAATAGTTGATACTGGATATGGTATTGAGAGAATTGCATGGTTTGTACAGAAAACTCCAACAGCTTTTCATGCTGTATATGGATCTCTATTAACAGATTTTCATAAGAAGCTCAATATATCTGAACCTGATAGAGATATTCTCTATGCTGTTGCTAGGAGAGCAGCAAGAATAGATCCATCTAACTATTCATCAATTTTAGCAATATATGAAGATATCTCTAGGTCTATGGGAGTTAGTGTTAAGGAGATTGAGGATCAGCTTAAGAATATATTTGATCTATATGCAATTCTAGACCATACAAAGACTATAGCTCTAATGCTATCCGATGGTATTGTTCCTTCTAATAGTGGTGAAGGCTATCTAGCAAGACTCGTTATTAGGAGGAGTTTAAGAAAGTTAGCAAAACTGAATGTCGATATAGATCTATCTGAACTTGTCTCAATGCAGTTAGGTTATTGGGGAGATATGTATCCGAGAATGATTAGATATAGAGATACTATTCTAGAAATGGTTAGGCTTGAGGAGGATAAATATAGGGGTGTTATATCAAAGCTATCGACAATTGCTCCAAGATATGTCAATAAATCTCCTTCTCTGGATGAGCTTGTAACTCTATATGATTCCCAGGGTATTCCTCCAGATCTTTTGGCTGAGGAACTCGATAAAAGATTTTCGTATAGGATTAATGTTCCTAGTAATTTCTATTCTATTGTAGCATCTAGACATAGTAGACCAAAGACTGTTAGGGAGTATGAGAAAGAGGAGTTGCCTAGGGATGTTGTAGAGAGGGTATCTAGTTTTCCTGAGACTAGAAGGATATTTCATGAAGATCCATATAGAAGGGTATTTAGGGCTAAGGTACTTGGTGTTATAGGTGATAGATATATTGTTTTAGATGCAACTGCATTCTATCCTGAGGGTGGTGGTCAGCTAGGTGATAGGGGTATACTTAGAGTTAATGGTAAGACCATAAATGTTGTTTCAACTAAGAAGATTGGGAATGTCGTTGTCCATGTTGTTGATAGTGTAGAGGGTATTTCAAGTGGTATGGAAGTTGATGGTGAGGTTGATTGGGGTATTAGGTATAGGAGGATGAGGCATCATACAGCTACACATATACTTCTAGGTGCTCTTAGAAGAGTTCTTGGAGATCATGTGTGGCAGGCTGGTGCTGAGAAGACAGAGTTTAAAGCTAGACTCGATGTTACTCACTATAAGATGCCTTCTGAGGATGAGATTAGAAGAATTGAGTATTTAGCTAATAGAGTTGTTGATGAGGCTATAGATGTTAAGATTCATTATCTACCTAGGAATGAGGCTGAAAAGATATATGGATTTACACTGTATCAGGGCGGTGTTCCTATGGAGCCAACTATAAGAGTTGTTGAGATACCTGGATGGGATGCACAAGCATGTTTTGGTACACATGTTAGAAATACTAGTGAGGTTGGAGGTATAAAGATTATTAATATTGATAGAATAGCAGATGGTGTTATAAGATTTGAATATGTTGTTGCTACAGCTCTGGCAGATTATGCAAGATCTTTTGAGGATAAGCTAAAGTCTATGGCAAAATCCGTGGGTTCTAGTGTAGATGATATTGATAAGAGGATTGAGACATTGGTAAAAGAGATGAATAACTATAGAATGCTTATTAAAATGTATAGAAATGAATACATTGATCAATTAGTTAAGAGAGCTATAGAGACACAAGATGTATATAACGATATAAAGCTCTATATAGCGAGAATATCTATAAATGATAGAGAGCTGATAAAGGAATTCCTAATAAAATCAACAACACAAGAACCAAGACTAATAGCAACAGCACTACTAGAAGAGCAAGGAAAAACATATATAGAGATATCACTAGGAAGAATCGCTAGCCAGAAAATAGATGCTAAACAGATTGTAAATGAATTAACAAGATATATACAGACAAAAGCAGGAGGCAAAAAAGATCATGTAACAGGAACAGTAGAAGCACCAGCAGAAGAAGTAGAAAAAATAATAAGAATAGCTATTAAAAACATTATTGAAAACAAATAA
- a CDS encoding ribosomal protein 60S (COGs: COG2058 Ribosomal protein L12E/L44/L45/RPP1/RPP2~InterPro IPR001813~KEGG: sid:M164_1811 ribosomal protein 60S~PFAM: ribosomal protein 60S~SPTR: C4KIK0 Ribosomal protein 60S~PFAM: 60s Acidic ribosomal protein) produces the protein MEYVYAVLLLHSAKRDISEDNLRRVLEAAGIAVDDIRLKALVAAVKEINIDDVLKSAFALPTTPVAVPATGTQAPAAPAKEEAKAEEKEEKKEGVSEEELAEGLSALFG, from the coding sequence ATGGAATATGTATATGCAGTACTGCTACTCCATTCGGCTAAAAGAGATATATCTGAAGATAATCTTAGAAGGGTATTAGAAGCTGCAGGTATAGCCGTAGATGATATAAGACTTAAAGCCCTAGTAGCAGCTGTTAAAGAGATAAATATAGATGATGTATTGAAATCAGCATTTGCTCTACCCACAACACCTGTAGCAGTTCCAGCAACAGGTACACAAGCTCCAGCTGCTCCGGCTAAGGAGGAGGCTAAGGCTGAGGAGAAGGAGGAGAAGAAGGAGGGTGTGTCTGAGGAAGAGCTTGCTGAAGGTCTTTCAGCACTCTTTGGCTAA
- a CDS encoding conserved hypothetical protein (COGs: COG1236 exonuclease of the beta-lactamase fold involved in RNA processing~KEGG: sto:ST0222 hypothetical protein~SPTR: Q976G5 Putative uncharacterized protein ST0222) — MSLPAYVDIYGAIVFPNNICIDGHHNGCLYRVVTHIHADHTIHIDRSITASRYIIASPITLEMLLALGYNIPKSKSFKLNYDEVIDFYDGSKLRFVKAEHIPGTTQVLYEDKDIVVAYTSDFKSPGRGTEIIADVDVLVIDATYGDPRFSRADEDVIWSEFVKLVRKLMSMGPIALYAYYGKAQDVMVRLRMEGIDAPFILSPAHWKLYRVLSRFGYEINDVFLSGSAEASEIERTGWYIEVHHTSRFNSLKRVYGLKHIFLTGRYIKTIMSRDSGNTWIVGISGHADFNELIYYVDNARPRLLVVDGYRSEYAHRFSSYVRENMGIESIVTPMTVSLSF, encoded by the coding sequence TTGAGTTTGCCAGCCTATGTAGATATCTATGGTGCTATAGTATTTCCAAACAATATATGTATTGATGGCCACCATAATGGATGTCTCTATAGAGTGGTAACACATATTCATGCTGATCATACTATACATATCGATAGAAGTATAACAGCATCGAGATATATAATAGCATCACCTATAACACTAGAGATGCTTCTAGCCCTAGGCTATAATATTCCTAAGTCTAAGAGCTTTAAGCTAAACTATGATGAGGTTATAGATTTCTATGATGGATCAAAGTTGAGATTTGTAAAAGCTGAACATATTCCAGGTACTACTCAAGTTCTATATGAGGATAAGGATATTGTTGTGGCATATACAAGTGATTTTAAGTCTCCCGGGAGAGGGACAGAGATTATAGCTGATGTTGATGTTCTAGTTATAGATGCGACATATGGCGATCCTAGGTTTAGTAGAGCTGATGAGGATGTTATATGGAGTGAGTTTGTAAAGCTTGTTAGAAAGCTTATGAGTATGGGTCCTATAGCTCTATATGCCTATTATGGAAAGGCTCAGGATGTTATGGTAAGACTGAGGATGGAGGGTATAGATGCCCCATTCATATTATCTCCGGCTCATTGGAAATTGTATAGAGTTCTCTCTAGATTTGGTTATGAGATAAATGATGTATTTCTTAGTGGGAGTGCAGAGGCTAGTGAGATTGAGAGGACTGGATGGTATATAGAGGTACATCACACATCTAGATTTAACTCATTAAAGAGGGTATATGGTTTGAAGCATATATTCTTAACAGGTAGATATATTAAGACTATTATGAGTAGAGATTCTGGTAATACATGGATTGTGGGTATAAGTGGTCATGCAGATTTTAATGAGCTTATATACTATGTAGATAATGCAAGACCTAGGCTACTAGTTGTTGATGGATATAGAAGTGAGTATGCTCATAGATTTAGTTCCTATGTGAGAGAGAATATGGGCATAGAATCGATTGTTACTCCTATGACTGTTAGTCTAAGCTTTTAG
- a CDS encoding Wyosine base formation domain protein (COGs: COG0731 Fe-S oxidoreductase~InterPro IPR013917:IPR007197~KEGG: iho:Igni_1433 tRNA-modifying enzyme~PFAM: Wyosine base formation domain protein; Radical SAM domain protein~SPTR: A8ACF7 Wyosine base formation~PFAM: Wyosine base formation; Radical SAM superfamily) produces MYSDHIMFRLMKNDIDPITQALDILRKQKYHLIGNHSAVKKCYWVHKAITEGMFCYKAKFYGIESHRCIQFSPSVLWCWNYCLHCWRYRSSDSGENIWHVFPSHVDDPRFLVDMAIKEHRRTVSGYKRYPNVDKRIYEEALNPKHVAISLTGEPTLYPRIDDLIEEFHKKGMTTFLVTRGVRPEILANLRVEPTQLYVSLEAFDEESYRYFNNPISPQLWRKTLETLEILPSFTSPTVIRITLIRSFNMHNKAIDAWSKIIERSQPTFIEVKAYMHIGASITRLSRDDMPNHYEVKRVAEELSKRIGYNIVSESIPSRVVLLSKLDRPIIRYGNPPISWSDIDKGDENSGEYGELSPP; encoded by the coding sequence ATGTATAGTGATCACATAATGTTTAGATTAATGAAAAACGATATAGATCCCATTACACAGGCTCTAGATATACTTAGAAAGCAGAAGTATCATTTAATTGGAAATCATAGTGCTGTAAAGAAGTGTTATTGGGTTCATAAGGCTATTACCGAAGGTATGTTTTGCTATAAAGCTAAGTTCTATGGAATAGAATCCCATAGATGTATACAGTTCTCACCATCAGTCCTATGGTGTTGGAACTACTGCCTCCACTGCTGGCGCTATAGATCATCGGATTCTGGTGAAAACATATGGCATGTATTTCCCAGTCATGTAGATGATCCAAGATTTTTAGTTGATATGGCTATAAAAGAGCATAGAAGAACTGTTAGTGGCTATAAACGTTATCCAAATGTTGATAAGAGGATATATGAAGAAGCTCTTAATCCAAAACATGTTGCTATAAGCCTTACTGGAGAACCAACACTTTATCCTAGGATTGATGATCTTATAGAAGAATTCCATAAGAAGGGGATGACAACATTTCTTGTAACAAGAGGTGTAAGACCAGAGATCTTAGCTAATTTAAGAGTTGAACCGACACAACTATATGTCTCACTAGAAGCATTTGATGAGGAAAGCTATAGATATTTCAATAACCCTATATCACCACAGCTATGGAGGAAAACTCTAGAGACTCTAGAGATACTCCCAAGCTTCACAAGCCCAACAGTAATAAGGATAACACTCATAAGAAGTTTTAATATGCATAACAAGGCTATAGACGCTTGGTCAAAAATTATAGAGAGGTCACAACCAACATTCATAGAGGTAAAAGCATATATGCATATAGGAGCTTCTATAACAAGACTAAGTAGAGATGATATGCCTAATCACTACGAGGTTAAGAGAGTTGCAGAGGAATTATCAAAAAGAATAGGATATAATATAGTTTCCGAGAGTATACCCAGTAGAGTAGTTCTATTATCAAAATTAGATAGACCTATAATAAGATATGGTAACCCTCCAATCAGCTGGAGCGATATAGATAAAGGAGATGAAAACTCAGGAGAATATGGAGAATTGTCACCACCGTAA
- a CDS encoding hypothetical protein (KEGG: smr:Smar_1465 phosphoesterase, DHHA1~PFAM: DHHA1 domain): protein MKNKALMIFHGDCDGVISAGLYIRHFLLDYYPSNLVMRYSHPWRLHIDLKKFLSLIKKDDIDTIVLLDLAINNDVIKILSDYLRNSRARVIIVDHHLSSQHILETIKNSENIKVYWGNLQSTPQVLSSYLIKNLNSYEQSLVSIANICEGGGSDNIINKNIADKVKLVLAVEPTNEKLILETVISIVKGEEFWNSKTFDEKFNRAKWLLNLLIKRIEERSKEVCGWRYAVFTSAESLIFAGLFGIASSEYIKKCKAPLVLLREEEDKIVLTIRSAEGKALEFCRTIYTEFNNVMDISYGGHKEAASATIRNYGSLKQFEEIFIKFLQKNLCDKT from the coding sequence TTGAAAAATAAAGCTTTAATGATATTTCATGGCGATTGTGATGGGGTAATATCTGCAGGTCTCTATATTAGGCATTTTCTATTAGATTATTATCCATCTAATTTAGTTATGAGATATTCTCATCCATGGAGACTTCATATTGATCTCAAGAAATTTCTTAGCCTAATAAAAAAAGATGATATTGATACAATAGTTTTATTGGATTTAGCGATAAATAATGATGTAATTAAGATCTTAAGTGATTATCTAAGAAATAGTAGAGCTAGGGTAATTATTGTTGATCATCATCTATCATCACAACACATTCTTGAGACAATAAAAAACTCTGAAAATATTAAGGTATACTGGGGTAATCTTCAGTCAACACCACAAGTTTTATCCTCCTACCTAATAAAAAATCTAAATAGTTATGAACAGTCCCTTGTAAGTATTGCAAATATATGTGAAGGAGGGGGCAGTGATAATATTATTAATAAGAACATAGCTGATAAAGTTAAATTGGTGTTAGCTGTTGAACCAACAAATGAAAAACTTATCTTAGAAACTGTTATATCTATTGTAAAAGGTGAAGAGTTTTGGAATTCAAAAACATTTGATGAAAAATTTAATAGAGCTAAATGGCTTTTAAATCTATTGATTAAAAGGATTGAGGAGAGATCAAAAGAGGTCTGTGGATGGAGATATGCAGTATTTACCTCAGCTGAGTCATTGATATTTGCAGGTCTCTTTGGTATAGCTTCTTCTGAATACATTAAGAAGTGTAAAGCTCCTTTAGTTCTATTGAGAGAAGAAGAGGATAAAATTGTTCTTACTATACGATCAGCGGAGGGAAAAGCACTTGAATTCTGTAGAACTATCTATACAGAGTTTAATAATGTGATGGATATTAGTTATGGAGGACATAAAGAAGCTGCTTCAGCTACCATTAGAAATTATGGCTCACTGAAACAATTTGAAGAGATATTCATTAAATTTCTACAGAAGAACTTATGTGATAAGACATGA
- a CDS encoding protein of unknown function DUF91 (COGs: COG1637 nuclease of the RecB family~InterPro IPR002793~KEGG: pai:PAE1797 hypothetical protein~PFAM: protein of unknown function DUF91~SPTR: Q8ZWG7 UPF0286 protein PAE1797~PFAM: Protein of unknown function DUF91), protein MICRDVATSNCEDIKSTLESAKKRNVILIVGRTTIEYIGRAASESILADRLVIIKPDGSLLIHEATKVEPFNWQPPRSIINFECINDKLRLKSIRLNPHEEVLVDFDYIDFIKICNISTTKLRIIGRESDVVSMIMNNVALIDKDSSIIGIDIPTPYGKIDILLKRSDGTFIVVEVKNEKAGVPAVIQLKRYVEFYKSKGYNVIGILIANDITDDAYSILMKEGFKFVNLSSIITKPRDMGKLDKFLKT, encoded by the coding sequence ATGATATGTAGAGATGTTGCAACATCTAATTGCGAAGATATTAAGTCTACGCTTGAATCAGCAAAAAAGAGAAATGTCATTTTAATTGTTGGGAGAACCACCATAGAATATATTGGTAGAGCTGCTTCAGAATCTATCTTAGCTGATAGACTAGTAATTATAAAGCCTGATGGTTCTCTTCTAATTCATGAAGCAACAAAGGTAGAACCATTTAATTGGCAACCACCTAGGAGTATTATCAATTTTGAATGTATAAATGATAAACTTAGGCTAAAGTCTATTAGACTTAATCCTCATGAAGAAGTTTTAGTAGATTTTGATTATATAGACTTTATAAAGATATGCAATATTAGTACAACGAAACTTAGAATTATTGGTAGAGAATCTGATGTAGTATCAATGATAATGAACAATGTTGCTCTCATAGATAAGGATTCCTCGATCATAGGTATAGATATTCCAACACCTTATGGAAAAATAGATATATTGCTGAAACGAAGTGATGGAACATTTATTGTAGTTGAGGTTAAGAATGAAAAAGCTGGTGTACCAGCTGTAATACAATTGAAACGCTATGTAGAGTTTTACAAATCCAAAGGATACAATGTTATTGGAATTCTAATAGCAAATGATATAACAGATGATGCATATAGCATTCTCATGAAAGAAGGATTCAAATTTGTGAATCTATCCAGCATTATAACAAAGCCTAGAGATATGGGAAAACTAGATAAATTTCTTAAAACTTAA
- a CDS encoding metallophosphoesterase (COGs: COG2129 phosphoesterase related to the Icc protein~InterPro IPR004843:IPR006146~KEGG: mth:MTH1882 hypothetical protein~PFAM: metallophosphoesterase~SPTR: O27910 Conserved protein~PFAM: Calcineurin-like phosphoesterase) encodes MKIVAISDIHGHLNNVELVLKKEKDIDLLVFVGDISPYRYPSLTRVLLKNLVDIAKNYVNSYILAIPGNVDYPKDYDLDNSEKYINLDKKVFKYQNMVFIGYGGSTPTPFNTINEIDEDTINRELNEIIRNNRIDNNNIVLLTHSPPHDTKCDITYTNQHVGSKSIRRFIIEYNPILNICGHIHESRCVDRIGRTVIVNPGPLSKGLYSVIELSNSIDVYLNSI; translated from the coding sequence ATGAAAATAGTAGCGATAAGTGATATTCATGGACATTTAAATAATGTAGAACTTGTGTTAAAGAAAGAGAAAGATATCGATCTCCTAGTATTCGTAGGTGATATATCTCCCTATAGATATCCTAGTCTAACTAGAGTTCTCCTTAAAAATCTTGTCGATATAGCAAAGAATTATGTGAATAGCTATATTCTTGCTATACCAGGAAATGTAGATTATCCAAAGGATTATGATCTAGATAATAGTGAGAAATATATTAATCTAGATAAGAAGGTCTTTAAGTATCAAAACATGGTTTTCATTGGATATGGTGGTTCGACACCAACACCATTTAATACTATTAATGAAATAGATGAAGATACTATTAATAGAGAGCTGAATGAGATAATTAGAAATAATAGAATTGATAATAATAACATAGTTCTATTAACTCATTCTCCACCCCATGATACTAAATGTGATATTACTTACACAAATCAGCATGTCGGTTCAAAATCTATTAGAAGATTTATCATAGAATACAATCCTATTCTTAATATATGTGGCCATATTCATGAATCTCGTTGTGTAGATAGAATAGGGAGAACAGTTATAGTTAATCCAGGACCCCTAAGTAAGGGTTTATATAGTGTTATTGAGCTTAGCAATTCTATAGATGTTTACCTTAATTCTATCTAG